From Skermanella sp. TT6, a single genomic window includes:
- a CDS encoding PP2C family protein-serine/threonine phosphatase has protein sequence MTGNRPRSVQYAGLTDVGRVRSQNEDSFQIDPDLGLVLVADGMGGHIGGDVASRTAIEAVNDFILEYEPVPDGLDRTETEGSIEIVRTAVHRANQRIVGLNHERGLPDNRGMGTTIVGFWLPSGLSPAIVFHVGDSRLYRLRDGRLDQITHDHSLYQAWVDAGRSGAPPNRNIIMRALGVADDAEADVSVEETRAGDIFLLCSDGLNGMVPDDTIIDILIEPLPLEEACRRLVEEANAHGGRDNVTVALVRFD, from the coding sequence ATGACAGGCAACAGACCCCGCTCAGTTCAGTATGCCGGCCTCACGGATGTCGGCAGGGTCCGCTCCCAGAACGAGGACTCGTTCCAAATCGATCCGGATCTCGGCCTCGTCCTCGTCGCCGACGGCATGGGCGGCCATATCGGGGGCGATGTCGCCAGCCGCACGGCGATCGAGGCTGTGAACGACTTCATCCTCGAGTACGAGCCGGTGCCGGACGGGCTCGACCGGACGGAGACCGAGGGATCGATCGAGATCGTCCGTACCGCGGTACACCGGGCGAACCAGCGGATCGTCGGCCTGAATCACGAGCGCGGACTGCCGGACAACCGCGGGATGGGCACGACGATCGTCGGCTTCTGGCTGCCCTCGGGCCTGTCCCCGGCCATCGTCTTCCATGTCGGCGACAGCCGGCTCTACCGGCTGCGCGACGGTCGGCTGGACCAGATCACCCACGACCATAGCCTCTACCAGGCGTGGGTCGACGCCGGCAGGTCGGGTGCCCCGCCCAACCGCAACATCATCATGCGGGCGCTGGGCGTCGCGGACGATGCCGAGGCCGACGTCTCCGTCGAGGAGACCCGGGCGGGCGACATCTTCCTGCTGTGCTCCGACGGCCTGAACGGCATGGTCCCGGACGACACGATCATCGACATACTGATCGAGCCGCTGCCGCTGGAAGAAGCCTGCCGCCGGCTGGTCGAGGAGGCGAACGCCCATGGCGGCCGCGACAACGTGACGGTGGCCCTGGTCCGGTTCGACTGA
- a CDS encoding adenylate/guanylate cyclase domain-containing protein, which translates to MAVQSDETMAVMFADVCDSTRLYQVLGDAAAHALTERCVGQIIEATERYSGTVVKTMGDGALSTFPSADTAYCAAAHIQEALRGTEPKVRIGFTIGPVIVTPGDVFGATVNLASRLAALASPGEVLMTRACVDALHPAYRPNTQRLDSAVVKGGIDAVEIYRTLGDPENVTVAAGQLDGASGKRRGILILTHRGRQLRLDTGSAPVLMGRDGGCGLVINSDWASRRHATLEIMNGRFTLTDHSTNGTFCLDESQRLLVLKREPTYLLTSGLISLGIAPAEDPDNVIRYRCGTIEGEAG; encoded by the coding sequence TTGGCGGTCCAGTCCGACGAAACCATGGCGGTGATGTTCGCGGACGTCTGCGACAGCACCCGCCTGTACCAGGTCCTGGGGGATGCAGCCGCGCATGCCCTGACGGAGCGCTGCGTCGGCCAGATCATCGAGGCGACGGAACGCTATTCCGGAACCGTGGTCAAGACCATGGGAGACGGTGCGCTCAGCACCTTCCCGTCGGCCGACACCGCCTACTGCGCCGCCGCCCACATCCAGGAAGCGCTGCGGGGCACCGAGCCGAAGGTCAGGATCGGCTTCACCATCGGACCGGTGATCGTGACCCCGGGGGATGTGTTCGGCGCCACGGTCAACCTTGCGTCCCGCCTCGCCGCCCTCGCAAGTCCAGGCGAGGTGCTGATGACCCGCGCCTGCGTCGACGCCCTTCACCCTGCCTATCGGCCCAATACACAGCGGCTCGACTCGGCGGTCGTCAAGGGCGGCATCGACGCGGTCGAGATCTACCGCACCCTGGGCGATCCGGAGAACGTGACGGTCGCCGCCGGCCAGCTCGACGGAGCCAGCGGCAAGCGCCGGGGCATCCTGATCCTGACCCACCGGGGACGCCAGCTCCGCCTGGACACCGGCTCGGCGCCGGTGCTGATGGGACGCGACGGCGGGTGCGGGCTGGTGATCAACAGCGACTGGGCGTCGCGCCGGCATGCCACGCTGGAGATCATGAACGGCCGGTTCACCCTGACCGACCACAGCACCAACGGCACCTTCTGCCTCGACGAAAGCCAACGCCTGCTGGTGCTCAAGCGGGAACCGACCTACCTGCTGACCTCCGGCCTGATCTCCCTCGGGATCGCGCCGGCCGAGGACCCGGACAATGTCATCCGGTACCGCTGCGGCACGATCGAGGGGGAGGCCGGATAG
- a CDS encoding TolC family protein: MTQHRILLPLVNAALILAQAVPASAQSPGPDLIARHGAAVTELVRRQIAEQPGARDQERIALVGDLLKRRPDIAGARAVEPIDRRTAVAAGLGNNLRLAIGLTTPERAAALSREADAVFNPVLDLTIGYGRADTEHRTRIGKAITKAVNADGFNINSPFKNLPPSENEGQAQIKDMKLRPIKGGELIELPIEATPGRTFGSPEESLNYTLQITQELPWGGTLSITDRTAQREVYYRAGYYWEDGMWSTNLSGSLNMPLPFTKDFGPDNKKNAASRSAAAVAERADWDLQVLLNTILLEIDTAYFEAVRRLEALETTAANRDMILRQQERMDRLYALNQTTRLQKAQIDAEAARARVRVEQALSDYVSASQALSLLIGDPSVIGADAIYLPVDYEDDLAQAVPVDLETALRTARESRPDFKVDDINRILREINEALARNQARLDLRFVASVTAGQNGTSYGYADPLKSHTGIAAPDSLNQSYGLGLSYPWANRSAGAGADIARLGTQDQEYATQSLQNRVRREIAERLAAVQAARARVRAGAAEVDNLATSVASLERRQALTGTVSEDELIQATRRLLSARLALTGARVDAKQAESGLLFAQGTIAGALAEQTVASQFDRNRLSLLADAGHLSFFKPAESRPDRIAKPEGKP, encoded by the coding sequence ATGACGCAGCACCGGATCCTGCTGCCGCTGGTGAATGCCGCCCTGATCCTCGCGCAAGCCGTTCCCGCGTCGGCGCAGTCTCCGGGTCCCGACCTGATCGCCCGCCACGGCGCCGCCGTGACCGAGCTGGTCAGGCGGCAGATCGCGGAGCAGCCCGGCGCCCGCGACCAGGAGCGGATCGCCCTGGTCGGCGACCTGCTCAAGCGCCGCCCCGACATCGCCGGCGCGCGGGCGGTGGAGCCGATCGACCGCAGGACCGCTGTGGCCGCCGGCCTCGGCAACAACCTGCGCCTCGCGATCGGCCTGACGACGCCGGAACGCGCGGCCGCTCTGTCGCGCGAGGCGGACGCCGTGTTCAACCCCGTGCTGGACCTGACGATCGGCTATGGCCGGGCCGACACCGAGCACCGCACGCGCATCGGCAAGGCGATCACCAAGGCGGTCAATGCCGACGGATTCAACATCAATTCGCCGTTCAAGAACCTGCCGCCGAGCGAGAACGAGGGACAGGCCCAGATCAAGGACATGAAGCTGCGGCCGATCAAGGGCGGCGAACTGATCGAACTGCCGATCGAGGCGACGCCGGGCCGGACGTTCGGCAGCCCCGAGGAGAGCCTGAACTACACGCTCCAGATCACACAGGAGCTTCCCTGGGGCGGCACCCTCTCGATCACCGACCGGACCGCCCAGCGCGAGGTCTATTACCGGGCCGGGTACTACTGGGAGGACGGGATGTGGAGCACCAACCTGTCCGGCAGCCTGAACATGCCCCTGCCCTTCACGAAGGATTTCGGGCCCGACAACAAGAAGAACGCGGCGTCGCGCAGCGCCGCCGCGGTGGCCGAGCGGGCGGACTGGGACCTTCAGGTGCTGCTCAACACGATCCTGCTGGAGATCGACACCGCCTATTTCGAAGCCGTCCGCCGCCTGGAAGCGCTGGAGACCACCGCCGCCAACCGGGACATGATCTTGCGGCAGCAGGAAAGGATGGACCGCCTCTATGCCCTGAACCAGACCACCCGGCTTCAGAAGGCCCAGATCGACGCGGAGGCGGCCAGGGCGCGGGTCCGGGTCGAACAGGCGCTCAGCGATTATGTCTCCGCGTCGCAGGCCCTGTCCCTGCTGATCGGCGATCCCTCGGTCATCGGCGCGGACGCCATCTATCTGCCGGTCGATTACGAGGACGACCTGGCGCAGGCCGTGCCGGTCGACCTGGAGACCGCCCTGCGCACCGCCCGGGAGAGCCGGCCCGACTTCAAGGTGGACGACATCAACCGGATCCTCCGCGAGATCAACGAGGCCCTGGCCCGCAACCAGGCCCGCCTGGATCTCCGGTTCGTGGCCAGCGTCACCGCCGGCCAGAACGGGACGTCCTACGGCTATGCCGACCCCCTCAAGAGCCACACCGGGATAGCGGCGCCGGACAGCCTCAACCAGAGCTACGGCCTGGGCCTGTCCTATCCCTGGGCGAACCGGTCCGCCGGGGCCGGCGCCGACATCGCGCGGCTCGGCACCCAGGACCAGGAATATGCGACGCAGTCCCTGCAGAACCGCGTCCGTCGCGAGATCGCCGAGCGGCTGGCGGCGGTCCAGGCGGCCCGCGCCCGGGTCAGGGCGGGCGCCGCAGAAGTCGACAATCTCGCGACCTCGGTCGCCAGCCTGGAGCGCCGGCAGGCGCTCACCGGCACGGTGTCGGAGGACGAGCTGATCCAGGCGACGCGCCGCCTGCTCTCCGCCCGGCTCGCCCTGACCGGGGCGCGGGTCGACGCCAAGCAGGCCGAGAGCGGACTGCTGTTCGCCCAGGGGACCATCGCGGGCGCGCTGGCGGAACAGACCGTCGCCAGCCAGTTCGACCGCAACCGCCTCTCGCTGCTGGCCGATGCCGGCCACCTCTCTTTCTTCAAACCCGCCGAGTCCCGTCCGGACCGGATCGCCAAACCGGAAGGAAAACCATGA
- a CDS encoding FHA domain-containing protein, whose protein sequence is MLVRDQGRRAGAVGAANAPAGNPDGKLICLDPSQIDGAPAQVVVPLPGGKTVTIGRGDASSFVVASRKLSRQHAKLFPGEGTWGIEDLNSTNGVYVNGHKVNTIWLKHNDEVRLGSLAFRFELDRPPAQAVERGRPLPAHHDDDLSERTMMVGSLGAGKAVLDAVRKVEAPVKVKIDEDEDGAGEERERSSIRGRLVLGGVVGILLAGLGIGAAVYYPIHKKQQFIAQTIEHSAAVRKRVIDRASQYAGGNQADSFDQDLNELAEAIADSGRLLSSEQNAPLADLAARMKFLSFEREFLPLLAKGDLASLRRLTERLNADLETTAGRVPANAEHGSTDGVAVARELVRLARILIDMRALSAEFPQVSKLAPAQPPRERIQALDALKLDFTRIRRETNRYLSVDYVLFNSAVKSVEDRDLPLLNQWKEFLGSGPG, encoded by the coding sequence ATGCTGGTACGCGACCAGGGGCGCAGGGCCGGTGCCGTCGGCGCGGCGAACGCGCCTGCGGGCAATCCGGACGGAAAGCTCATCTGCCTGGATCCGTCGCAGATCGACGGCGCACCGGCCCAGGTCGTGGTACCGCTTCCCGGCGGAAAGACGGTGACGATAGGGCGGGGCGACGCCAGCTCGTTCGTCGTCGCGTCCCGCAAGCTCTCTCGCCAGCATGCCAAGCTGTTTCCCGGCGAGGGCACCTGGGGCATCGAGGACCTCAACAGCACCAACGGCGTCTATGTCAACGGCCACAAGGTCAATACGATCTGGCTGAAGCACAACGACGAGGTCAGGCTGGGCTCCCTGGCCTTCCGCTTCGAGCTGGACCGTCCTCCCGCCCAGGCGGTGGAGCGGGGGCGCCCCCTGCCCGCCCACCATGACGACGACCTGTCCGAGCGGACCATGATGGTCGGCAGCCTGGGCGCCGGAAAGGCCGTGCTCGACGCCGTCCGCAAGGTGGAAGCGCCCGTCAAGGTGAAGATCGACGAGGACGAGGACGGCGCCGGGGAAGAGCGGGAGCGCTCAAGCATCCGCGGCAGGCTGGTCCTGGGCGGCGTCGTGGGCATCCTGCTGGCCGGGCTGGGCATCGGCGCCGCCGTCTATTACCCGATCCACAAGAAGCAGCAGTTCATAGCGCAGACGATCGAGCATTCCGCAGCGGTCCGCAAGCGGGTGATCGATCGCGCGTCCCAGTATGCCGGCGGCAACCAGGCCGACTCGTTCGACCAGGACCTGAACGAACTGGCGGAGGCGATCGCCGACAGCGGCCGGCTCCTCTCCTCCGAGCAGAACGCGCCGCTGGCCGACCTGGCGGCACGCATGAAGTTCCTGTCCTTCGAACGGGAGTTCCTGCCGCTGCTCGCCAAGGGAGACTTGGCCAGCCTGCGCCGCCTGACCGAACGGCTCAACGCCGACCTGGAGACGACCGCCGGCCGGGTTCCCGCCAATGCCGAGCACGGCTCGACCGACGGAGTCGCGGTCGCCCGCGAACTGGTCAGGCTGGCCCGCATCCTGATCGACATGCGCGCCCTCTCGGCCGAATTCCCGCAGGTGTCGAAGCTCGCCCCGGCCCAGCCGCCGCGTGAACGCATCCAGGCATTGGATGCCCTGAAGCTCGATTTCACCCGGATCCGGCGGGAGACGAACAGGTACCTGTCGGTGGATTACGTGCTGTTCAACTCGGCGGTGAAGTCGGTCGAGGACCGTGACCTGCCGCTGCTCAACCAGTGGAAAGAGTTCCTGGGGTCCGGCCCGGGGTGA